Proteins from one Coffea arabica cultivar ET-39 chromosome 8c, Coffea Arabica ET-39 HiFi, whole genome shotgun sequence genomic window:
- the LOC140013414 gene encoding uncharacterized protein: protein MYEEIIYGPEDAVPLTSNNHEAIVMEVITCKYKVKKVYIDNGSAIDVLYYKTFKELQLEDKQLIRVRTPLIGFASPPVRLEGMITLMVTVGVSPKCQTVPVNFAVVKAPSSYNMILGRPTLNALQAVARTCYIATLKGKKKLVVQIASLEPWEPVERKERLETDEELIELPISKERPDCVVKTGSCLSELTRKALESLLAEYAEIFAWSAEDMPEIPSKLAIHKLHVDPNIRPVKQKKRNFASERNEVVKDKVGKLLEAKIMNAVFYST, encoded by the exons ATGTACGAGGAGATCATTTATGGACCTGAGGACGCAGTGCCCTTGACTTCGAATAACCATGAGGCCATCGTGATGGAGGTCATAACATGCAAGTACAAGGTAAAGAAGGTGTACATAGACAATGGGAGCGCCATTGACGTGCTGTACTATAAAACCTTTAAAGAACTGCAACTCGAGGACAAGCAGCTCATCAGAGTTCGAACTCCCTTGATTGGCTTTGCGAGCCCACCGGTAAGACTTGAGGGAATGATAACTCTCATGGTTACGGTGGGGGTGTCGCCAAAATGTCAAACTGTTCCGGTGAACTTCGCAGTGGTGAAGGCGCCATCGTCGTATAATATGATCTTGGGACGGCCTACTCTAAACGCACTCCAAGCT GTAGCTCGGACCTGCTACATCGCCACTCTTAAGGGCAAGAAGAAGCTGGTAGTTCAAATAGCCTCCTTAGAGCCTTGGGAGCCAGTGGAGAGGAAGGAGAGACTGGAGACAGATGAAGAGCTGATCGAACTGCCGATCAGCAAAGAACGACCAGATTGCGTAGTTAAGACTGGCTCATGCCTGAGCGAACTGACCAGGAAGGCGCTAGAATCCCTTCTGGCGGAATATGCAGAAATCTTCGCCTGGAGTGCGGAGGACATGCCCGAGATTCCGTCCAAACTAGCAATTCACAAGCTGCACGTGGACCCCAACATTCGGCCTGTGaagcagaagaagaggaatTTTGCGTCGGAACGAAATGAGGTCGTCAAGGATAAGGTAGGCAAGCTGTTAGAGGCCAAGATTATGAATGCTGTCTTCTATTCGACCTAG